A single window of Metallosphaera hakonensis JCM 8857 = DSM 7519 DNA harbors:
- a CDS encoding helix-turn-helix domain-containing protein, with protein MIRAKTLSLRVRGPIEVELYVRREDCKVMQVMGDRHSVIEQIMPKLGFTDHLIKADVDPVLKGELRERGVRVMNLGDRKIWARAPSCSACRFLTGSDAMVLSAWPLSKDEIVYRLLVPSMAYLKELLSELNRLNMKPRVLRSTEPRANTENGLTPRQLQALMLAYKKGFFNVERKSTLTDLANAMGIKPPSAEELLRRALQKVVGDYLRGLEKGDKQVEKRVNPNLLG; from the coding sequence TTGATAAGAGCAAAGACCTTATCATTAAGGGTGAGAGGCCCAATAGAAGTTGAGTTGTACGTGAGACGAGAAGACTGTAAAGTGATGCAGGTAATGGGGGATAGGCACTCCGTGATAGAGCAGATCATGCCCAAGCTCGGGTTCACGGACCACTTGATCAAGGCAGACGTGGATCCGGTCCTCAAGGGCGAACTTAGGGAGAGAGGGGTTAGGGTCATGAACCTCGGTGACAGGAAGATCTGGGCCAGGGCCCCGAGTTGCTCGGCCTGTAGGTTCCTCACCGGTTCAGACGCCATGGTTCTCAGTGCCTGGCCCTTGAGTAAGGACGAAATAGTCTATAGGCTTCTAGTTCCGTCCATGGCCTACTTAAAGGAGCTTCTTTCCGAGCTCAACAGACTTAACATGAAACCTAGGGTACTGAGATCCACGGAACCGCGCGCGAACACCGAGAACGGCCTGACTCCCAGACAACTTCAGGCTCTAATGCTGGCATATAAGAAGGGATTCTTCAACGTGGAGAGGAAGTCGACACTAACGGATTTGGCTAACGCCATGGGAATAAAGCCTCCATCTGCAGAGGAACTATTGCGCAGAGCTCTACAGAAAGTGGTCGGAGACTACTTGAGAGGCCTGGAGAAAGGTGACAAGCAAGTTGAAAAAAGAGTAAACCCTAACCTTTTAGGGTAG
- a CDS encoding class I SAM-dependent methyltransferase produces the protein MVVVSSLFESIKSWEFRPYRRMGVTIDEEMFYAKLLGKFASSLNPSRVLDVGCGNCLFTLVLKTSFPELEIASLDLWNDEMTVAEVKGYLKNVDSNLIQNLFPLPFRDDYFDLVYAPLYFYNVTRDRREELALELFRVVKPRSFLVIIDLEIVRNLRKSFLKAGFEERTYYANQGVFFSLMEKRG, from the coding sequence ATGGTTGTCGTGTCATCCCTCTTTGAGAGCATAAAGTCATGGGAGTTCAGGCCTTATAGGAGAATGGGAGTGACCATAGACGAGGAAATGTTTTACGCTAAGTTGCTGGGAAAGTTCGCTAGCTCCCTGAATCCCAGTAGGGTACTTGACGTGGGTTGTGGAAATTGCCTATTCACTCTAGTCCTTAAGACCAGCTTCCCGGAACTCGAGATTGCCTCTCTCGATCTATGGAACGACGAAATGACTGTCGCCGAGGTGAAAGGCTACCTTAAGAACGTGGATAGCAACCTGATACAGAACTTATTTCCTCTCCCCTTCAGAGATGACTACTTCGACCTCGTCTACGCTCCACTATACTTCTATAACGTCACGAGAGATAGGAGGGAGGAACTGGCGTTGGAGCTTTTCAGAGTTGTGAAACCTAGGTCCTTCCTTGTCATAATTGACCTTGAGATAGTGAGGAATTTGAGGAAGAGTTTCCTTAAGGCGGGATTTGAGGAGAGAACTTATTACGCTAATCAAGGCGTGTTTTTCTCGTTGATGGAGAAGCGAGGATGA
- a CDS encoding nucleotidyltransferase domain-containing protein, producing MVQKIIYQLAENFPLKEVYVFGSRARGDYKDTSDIDLIFVIEGIKGIGVVERMEMISPFIKGNVDFVVISPEEKDGYKLMKGAKKVWGREEGFLGLPID from the coding sequence ATGGTTCAGAAAATAATATACCAGCTAGCTGAGAATTTTCCACTTAAAGAAGTGTACGTCTTTGGATCGAGAGCCAGGGGAGACTACAAGGACACCAGCGACATCGATCTTATTTTCGTAATAGAAGGGATAAAAGGGATTGGGGTAGTTGAGAGAATGGAGATGATATCCCCTTTCATTAAGGGAAACGTAGACTTCGTGGTCATATCCCCAGAGGAAAAGGACGGATATAAGCTGATGAAAGGAGCGAAGAAAGTCTGGGGGAGAGAGGAAGGTTTTCTGGGCTTACCGATCGATTAA
- a CDS encoding HEPN domain-containing protein, with protein sequence MEEYKKWINQAKEDLKTAEILHENGRYYASVFFCHQSVEKGLKALLIKGRKDPGKTHSLSDLLEIIETDLGVQIPNNVKKAVNQIIPHYTLSTYPDVSDSLPAQIYDAETSERILRSCKEVLEWLDQNLQWKVRRGWRIWFRK encoded by the coding sequence ATGGAGGAATACAAGAAGTGGATTAATCAGGCCAAAGAGGATTTGAAAACTGCTGAAATCCTCCACGAAAATGGTAGGTACTACGCCTCTGTGTTCTTTTGTCATCAGAGCGTGGAGAAAGGGCTTAAGGCTTTACTAATTAAGGGAAGAAAGGATCCAGGTAAAACCCATTCGCTCTCGGATTTGCTTGAGATAATAGAAACGGATTTAGGTGTTCAGATCCCCAATAATGTGAAGAAGGCAGTGAATCAGATCATACCGCACTATACATTAAGTACATACCCTGACGTATCCGATTCCCTCCCTGCGCAAATATATGACGCGGAGACCAGTGAGCGTATTCTAAGGAGTTGTAAGGAGGTATTGGAATGGTTAGATCAAAATCTGCAGTGGAAAGTCAGAAGAGGATGGAGAATATGGTTCAGAAAATAA